The following coding sequences lie in one Streptomyces albofaciens JCM 4342 genomic window:
- the hrpB gene encoding ATP-dependent helicase HrpB yields MIRHDALAQLPVRTALPALQEALDGHGVAVLCAPPGTGKTTLVPLALAGLTGPEAPTGPRRVLVAEPRRIAARAAARRMAWLLGEQVGERVGFTVRGERRAGPRTVVEVVTTGVLLQRLQRDPELSGVDAVILDECHERHLDADTAAAFLLDVRATLRPDLRLLAASATTDAAGWSRLLGGDGACDGDGADGGADGPAPVVEAAGVSHPVEVVWAPPERPVRPAHGMRVDPALLGHVAATVRRALRERSGDVLCFLPGVGEIARVAGQLGDVAADGTEVLQVHGRAPAAVQDAVLSGGSGRRVVLATSVAESSLTVPGVRVVVDCGLAREPRTDHARGLSALTTVRASQASARQRAGRAGREAPGTVYRCWSEGEDARLPRFSAPEIKVADLTAFALQAACWGDPDAAGLALLDAPPAGALAAAREVLTAIGAVDADGRVTDRGVRMSRLGLHPRLARALLDGARRVGGRRAAEVVALLSEEPPREYGDDLAAAWRTARRGQDAYGARWRQEARRLASAVAGAGGTRTEPVPEAPHGSDDAAAGLVAALAFPERVARARGAGAFLMASGTGAELGDGSRLRSAPWLAVAVADRPVAAASARVRLAAEIDEDTARTAAGALYAAGEEVRWADGDVVARSVERLGAVELVARPLRSPDPALVREALADGLRREGLGLLRWTDGARALRDRMAFLHRELGGEWPDVSDAALLAGLDTWLDVELGRAKRRADLERVDAGQALARLLPWASGAAVRFDELAPERIEVPSGSRIRVDYGGEQPVLAVKLQELFGWQESPRVADGRVPVLVHLLSPAGRPAAVTADLASFWRDGYRSVRAELRGRYPKHPWPEDPSGAQPTRHTTARLNRRS; encoded by the coding sequence GTGATCCGCCACGACGCCCTCGCCCAGTTGCCCGTACGCACCGCCCTGCCCGCGCTTCAGGAAGCGCTGGACGGGCATGGCGTGGCGGTGCTGTGTGCGCCGCCGGGCACCGGCAAGACGACCTTGGTGCCGCTGGCCCTGGCCGGTCTGACCGGGCCGGAGGCCCCCACCGGCCCCCGCCGCGTGCTCGTCGCCGAGCCGCGCCGGATCGCGGCCCGGGCCGCCGCCCGGCGGATGGCCTGGCTGCTGGGTGAGCAGGTGGGCGAACGGGTCGGCTTCACCGTGCGCGGCGAGCGCCGGGCGGGCCCCCGTACGGTCGTCGAGGTCGTGACGACCGGTGTGCTGCTGCAACGGTTGCAGCGGGACCCCGAACTTTCGGGTGTCGACGCGGTCATCCTGGACGAGTGCCATGAACGGCACCTGGACGCCGACACCGCCGCCGCCTTCCTCCTGGACGTACGGGCCACGCTCCGCCCGGACCTGCGGCTGCTCGCGGCCTCGGCGACGACGGACGCGGCGGGCTGGTCCAGGCTGCTGGGCGGGGACGGCGCATGCGACGGGGACGGCGCGGACGGCGGCGCCGACGGCCCGGCTCCGGTGGTGGAGGCCGCAGGGGTCTCTCACCCCGTGGAGGTCGTCTGGGCGCCGCCGGAGCGGCCGGTGCGGCCCGCGCACGGCATGCGGGTGGATCCGGCGCTGCTCGGGCATGTCGCGGCGACGGTGCGGCGGGCGTTGCGCGAGCGTTCGGGCGATGTGCTCTGTTTCCTGCCCGGCGTGGGGGAGATCGCCCGGGTGGCGGGGCAGTTGGGCGATGTCGCGGCCGACGGCACCGAGGTTTTGCAGGTGCACGGACGGGCGCCGGCAGCCGTACAGGACGCCGTGCTGTCCGGTGGTTCCGGGCGGCGGGTGGTGCTGGCGACCTCGGTGGCCGAGTCGAGCCTGACGGTGCCGGGCGTCCGGGTGGTCGTGGACTGCGGGCTGGCGCGGGAGCCCCGTACCGATCACGCGCGCGGGCTGAGCGCGCTGACGACCGTACGGGCCTCCCAGGCATCGGCCCGGCAGCGCGCGGGGCGGGCCGGGCGTGAGGCGCCGGGGACGGTCTACCGCTGCTGGTCCGAGGGCGAGGACGCGCGGCTGCCGCGCTTCTCGGCGCCGGAGATCAAGGTCGCGGATCTCACCGCGTTCGCGTTGCAGGCCGCCTGCTGGGGCGATCCGGACGCGGCCGGTCTGGCCCTGCTCGACGCGCCGCCCGCGGGCGCGCTGGCCGCCGCGCGCGAGGTGCTGACCGCGATCGGCGCGGTGGACGCGGACGGCCGGGTCACGGACCGTGGCGTACGCATGTCCCGGCTCGGCCTGCACCCGCGCCTGGCGCGCGCCCTGCTGGACGGCGCGCGCCGGGTCGGCGGCCGCCGGGCCGCGGAGGTGGTCGCGCTGCTGAGCGAGGAGCCGCCGCGGGAGTACGGGGACGATCTGGCCGCGGCGTGGCGTACGGCCCGGCGCGGGCAGGACGCGTACGGCGCCCGCTGGCGCCAGGAGGCCCGCAGGCTGGCCTCGGCGGTGGCGGGCGCGGGCGGCACACGTACGGAACCCGTCCCCGAGGCGCCGCACGGCTCCGACGACGCGGCCGCCGGTCTGGTGGCCGCGCTGGCCTTCCCCGAGCGGGTGGCACGGGCCCGGGGCGCGGGCGCGTTCCTGATGGCGTCCGGGACCGGCGCCGAGCTGGGCGACGGCTCGCGGCTGCGCAGCGCGCCGTGGCTGGCGGTGGCGGTCGCCGACCGGCCCGTGGCGGCGGCGTCCGCGCGGGTGCGGCTGGCGGCGGAGATCGACGAGGACACCGCGCGTACGGCGGCCGGGGCGCTGTACGCGGCGGGCGAGGAGGTCCGCTGGGCCGACGGGGACGTGGTGGCCCGCTCCGTCGAACGGCTCGGCGCGGTCGAACTGGTCGCCCGCCCGCTGCGCTCCCCCGACCCCGCCCTCGTCCGGGAGGCGCTGGCGGACGGGCTGCGCCGGGAGGGTCTGGGGCTGCTGCGCTGGACCGACGGCGCGCGGGCGCTGCGGGACCGGATGGCGTTCCTGCACCGGGAGCTGGGCGGCGAGTGGCCCGACGTGTCGGACGCGGCGCTGCTGGCCGGGCTGGACACCTGGCTGGACGTGGAGCTGGGCCGGGCGAAGCGGCGCGCCGACCTGGAGCGGGTCGACGCGGGCCAGGCGCTGGCCCGGCTGCTGCCGTGGGCGAGCGGTGCGGCGGTCCGGTTCGACGAGCTGGCGCCGGAGCGCATCGAGGTGCCGAGCGGGTCGCGGATACGTGTGGACTACGGCGGCGAGCAGCCGGTGCTGGCCGTCAAGCTCCAGGAGCTGTTCGGCTGGCAGGAGTCCCCGCGGGTGGCGGACGGGCGGGTGCCCGTCCTCGTCCACCTGCTGTCCCCCGCCGGGCGTCCGGCCGCCGTGACGGCCGACCTGGCGTCCTTCTGGCGGGACGGCTACCGGTCCGTACGGGCCGAACTGCGCGGCCGCTACCCGAAGCACCCCTGGCCGGAGGACCCGTCCGGCGCGCAGCCGACCCGGCACACGACGGCGCGCCTCAACAGGCGAAGCTGA
- a CDS encoding class I SAM-dependent methyltransferase — protein MIQEYEPEATRRAASDTESSRASRGWWDRNADEYQNEHGAFLGDDRFVWGPEGLDEAEAGLLGPAAELKGQRVLEIGAGAAQCSRWLAAQGARPVALDLSHRQLQHALRIGTEAEADGPAPGVSGPVALVEADAGALPFRDASFDLACSAYGAIPFVADPVRVLREVRRVLRPGGRWVFSVTHPIRWAFPDEPGPEGLSVGASYFDRTPYVEQDESGRAVYVEHHRTLGDRVRDVVTAGFRLVDLVEPEWPEWNTQEWGGWSPLRGNLIPGTAIFVCVAD, from the coding sequence ATGATCCAAGAGTACGAGCCGGAGGCGACACGACGTGCCGCCTCGGACACGGAGAGCAGCCGGGCCAGCCGAGGCTGGTGGGACCGTAACGCGGACGAGTACCAGAACGAGCACGGAGCGTTCCTGGGGGACGACCGTTTCGTGTGGGGTCCCGAAGGGCTGGACGAGGCGGAGGCCGGGCTGCTGGGGCCCGCGGCGGAGCTGAAGGGGCAGCGCGTCCTGGAGATCGGGGCGGGGGCTGCCCAGTGCTCGCGCTGGCTGGCTGCGCAGGGCGCCCGTCCGGTGGCGCTCGACCTCTCGCACCGCCAGCTCCAGCACGCGCTGCGCATCGGTACGGAGGCGGAGGCCGACGGCCCGGCACCCGGCGTGTCGGGGCCGGTCGCGCTGGTCGAGGCGGACGCCGGTGCGCTGCCCTTCCGCGACGCCTCCTTCGACCTGGCCTGTTCCGCGTACGGGGCGATCCCCTTCGTCGCCGATCCGGTGCGGGTGCTGCGCGAGGTGCGGCGGGTACTGCGGCCGGGCGGGCGCTGGGTGTTCTCGGTGACCCACCCCATCCGCTGGGCCTTCCCGGACGAGCCGGGCCCGGAGGGGCTGAGCGTGGGCGCGTCGTACTTCGACCGCACCCCCTACGTCGAGCAGGACGAGAGCGGCCGCGCGGTGTACGTGGAGCACCACCGGACGCTGGGTGACCGGGTGCGGGACGTGGTCACGGCGGGCTTCCGGCTGGTGGACCTGGTCGAGCCGGAGTGGCCGGAGTGGAACACCCAGGAGTGGGGTGGCTGGTCCCCGCTGCGCGGAAACCTGATCCCCGGTACGGCGATCTTCGTCTGCGTGGCGGACTGA
- the rpsA gene encoding 30S ribosomal protein S1 produces MTSSTETTATTPQVAVNDIGNEEAFLAAIDETIKYFNDGDIVDGVIVKVDRDEVLLDIGYKTEGVIPSRELSIKHDVDPNEVVAVGDEIEALVLQKEDKEGRLILSKKRAQYERAWGTIEKIKEEDGIVTGTVIEVVKGGLILDIGLRGFLPASLVEMRRVRDLQPYVGKELEAKIIELDKNRNNVVLSRRAWLEQTQSEVRQTFLTTLQKGQVRSGVVSSIVNFGAFVDLGGVDGLVHVSELSWKHIDHPSEVVEVGQEVTVEVLDVDMDRERVSLSLKATQEDPWQQFARTHQIGQVVPGKVTKLVPFGAFVRVDEGIEGLVHISELAERHVEIPEQVVQVNDEIFVKVIDIDLERRRISLSLKQANESFGADPTAVEFDPTLYGMAASYDDQGNYIYPEGFDPETNDWLPGYEAQREAWETQYAEAQQRFEQHQAQVIKSREADEQAAAEGAAAPAAGGNAGGGNVSGGSYSSESTDNSGALASDEALAALREKLAGGQS; encoded by the coding sequence ATGACGAGCAGCACCGAGACCACCGCCACCACCCCGCAGGTTGCGGTCAACGACATCGGTAACGAGGAAGCCTTCCTCGCCGCGATCGACGAGACGATCAAGTACTTCAACGACGGCGACATCGTCGACGGCGTCATCGTGAAGGTCGACCGGGACGAGGTCCTGCTCGACATCGGTTACAAGACCGAAGGCGTTATCCCGAGCCGCGAGCTCTCGATCAAGCACGACGTCGACCCCAACGAGGTCGTCGCCGTCGGTGACGAGATCGAGGCCCTGGTCCTCCAGAAGGAGGACAAGGAAGGCCGCCTGATCCTCTCGAAGAAGCGCGCCCAGTACGAGCGTGCCTGGGGCACCATCGAGAAGATCAAGGAAGAGGACGGGATCGTCACCGGTACCGTCATCGAGGTCGTCAAGGGTGGTCTCATCCTCGACATCGGCCTCCGTGGCTTCCTGCCGGCCTCCCTGGTCGAGATGCGCCGCGTGCGCGACCTGCAGCCCTACGTGGGCAAGGAGCTCGAGGCCAAGATCATCGAGCTGGACAAGAACCGCAACAACGTGGTCCTGTCCCGCCGTGCCTGGCTGGAGCAGACCCAGAGCGAGGTCCGCCAGACCTTCCTCACCACCCTCCAGAAGGGCCAGGTGCGCTCCGGCGTCGTCTCCTCCATCGTCAACTTCGGTGCCTTCGTGGACCTGGGTGGCGTCGACGGTCTGGTCCACGTCTCCGAGCTGTCCTGGAAGCACATCGACCACCCGTCCGAGGTCGTCGAGGTCGGCCAGGAGGTCACGGTCGAGGTCCTGGACGTCGACATGGACCGCGAGCGCGTGTCCCTGTCGCTCAAGGCGACCCAGGAAGACCCGTGGCAGCAGTTCGCCCGGACCCACCAGATCGGTCAGGTCGTCCCGGGTAAGGTCACCAAGCTCGTGCCGTTCGGTGCGTTCGTCCGCGTGGACGAGGGCATCGAGGGCCTGGTCCACATCTCCGAGCTGGCCGAGCGCCACGTGGAGATCCCGGAGCAGGTCGTCCAGGTCAACGACGAGATCTTCGTCAAGGTCATCGACATCGACCTGGAGCGTCGCCGGATCTCGCTGTCGCTGAAGCAGGCCAACGAGTCCTTCGGCGCCGACCCGACGGCGGTCGAGTTCGACCCGACCCTGTACGGCATGGCCGCGTCCTACGACGACCAGGGCAACTACATCTACCCCGAGGGCTTCGACCCCGAGACCAACGACTGGCTGCCGGGCTACGAGGCCCAGCGCGAGGCGTGGGAGACCCAGTACGCCGAGGCGCAGCAGCGCTTCGAGCAGCACCAGGCCCAGGTCATCAAGTCCCGCGAGGCCGACGAGCAGGCTGCGGCCGAGGGCGCGGCGGCCCCGGCGGCCGGCGGCAACGCCGGTGGCGGCAACGTCTCCGGTGGCTCGTACTCCTCGGAGTCGACGGACAACTCCGGCGCCCTGGCGTCGGACGAGGCCCTGGCCGCGCTGCGCGAGAAGCTGGCCGGCGGCCAGAGCTGA
- a CDS encoding right-handed parallel beta-helix repeat-containing protein: MRKLPPGPLTTAALLAIGALPATSTTAHGNAPVTATAPTTARTLDVSTAAQLKSALAAAKPGDTIRLADGTYKGNFRTTTAAGASSRITLTGSAKAVLSAGGGYGLHLDGASYWTVRGITVTGGQKGIVTDAARGVVLDSVTVHGLDMEGVHFRKSSRDGVLKNSKIYDTGRDGRGMGEGVYVGSAGGTGDKSDNVQILHNTIGPGVGGENIDIKEGTTGAKIIGNTFDGSGLTGAHYDDSWADIKGNKVLVEDNTGKHTRNNGYETHSQQPGWGCGTVFRNNRSDLSGATGPDRYGFHITNYQAADCPVTITGDNKVTGGRGIATPGVPVG, translated from the coding sequence ATGCGAAAGCTCCCCCCTGGGCCACTCACCACCGCAGCCCTGCTGGCCATCGGCGCCCTGCCGGCCACCTCCACCACGGCCCACGGAAACGCCCCCGTCACCGCCACCGCACCCACCACCGCCCGCACCCTCGACGTCTCCACCGCGGCCCAGCTCAAGAGCGCGCTGGCGGCGGCCAAGCCGGGCGACACCATCCGGCTCGCGGACGGTACGTACAAGGGCAACTTCCGGACCACCACCGCGGCCGGCGCCTCTTCGCGGATCACCCTCACCGGATCCGCCAAAGCCGTCCTGAGCGCGGGCGGCGGCTACGGGCTTCACCTGGACGGCGCCTCGTACTGGACGGTCCGGGGCATCACCGTCACCGGCGGCCAGAAAGGCATCGTGACGGACGCGGCGCGGGGCGTCGTTCTCGACTCCGTCACCGTGCACGGCCTGGACATGGAGGGCGTGCACTTCCGTAAGTCCAGCAGGGACGGCGTCCTCAAGAACTCGAAGATCTACGACACCGGGCGGGACGGCCGGGGCATGGGCGAGGGGGTGTACGTGGGCAGCGCGGGCGGCACCGGGGACAAGAGCGACAACGTGCAGATCCTGCACAACACGATCGGGCCCGGCGTCGGCGGCGAGAACATCGACATCAAGGAGGGCACGACCGGCGCGAAGATCATCGGTAATACGTTCGACGGCAGCGGGCTGACCGGGGCGCACTACGACGACTCATGGGCCGACATCAAGGGCAACAAGGTCCTGGTGGAGGACAACACCGGCAAGCACACGCGTAACAACGGGTACGAGACGCACAGCCAGCAGCCGGGCTGGGGCTGCGGCACGGTCTTCCGCAACAACCGGTCCGACCTCAGCGGCGCGACCGGCCCCGACCGCTACGGCTTCCACATCACCAACTACCAGGCGGCCGACTGCCCGGTAACGATCACCGGCGACAACAAGGTCACCGGCGGACGCGGAATCGCCACTCCGGGCGTCCCGGTCGGATAG
- a CDS encoding flavin monoamine oxidase family protein, whose translation MSGFAPGDFKRRDFLRAVGVTGGAGAMFATMGALGLAPTAEATAAEPAFTAPRPSDFTLTGKAAAKIVVVGGGIAGLTAAYELGKAGYDCTVLEAADRTGGRNLTVRGGDVVVDTHGTKQTAQFSDGHYMNTGPARIAQWMITLDYCRELGVPLEVFTNVNASAYIHTSRTSGTSRTSGTASGGGPVRFRTAKADMYGYVSELLAKATDKGALDKELTADDRERLLEFLRDFGDIGGRVNGDPAKSWRYTGSTRRGYRVDPGAAGTPGTVLGPVPSVSDVLASGVGRAFSFEFGYDQAMLMYQPVGGMDRIPQALTRAVGERKIRTGAVVTRITDKTDGVTVTYTHQGRTRTLDADYCIAAMPPHLLARVPHNLGGAVQSALEACKPDSAAKLGLEYRSRWWEDDHRIYGGITNTDLDVGVIWYPSYAFHAERGVVIGYYNFGRDADVYGKLSPKERERRAVAQGVKIHGPKYRTELLTSFSQHWRLMPHVEAAWHSLEGGPDAPRYAALNKPAGRVYFAGDHLSHTVAWQHGAFASARKVVGEVHGRVLRG comes from the coding sequence ATGTCAGGATTTGCGCCAGGCGATTTCAAGCGACGTGATTTCCTGCGCGCCGTCGGTGTCACCGGCGGCGCCGGGGCGATGTTCGCCACGATGGGCGCGCTGGGACTGGCGCCGACCGCCGAGGCGACGGCAGCCGAACCGGCCTTCACCGCGCCGCGGCCGAGCGACTTCACGCTGACGGGAAAGGCCGCCGCCAAGATCGTGGTCGTGGGCGGCGGCATCGCGGGCCTCACCGCGGCGTACGAACTGGGCAAGGCCGGATACGACTGCACCGTACTGGAAGCCGCGGACCGGACCGGCGGACGCAATCTGACCGTCCGAGGCGGCGACGTCGTCGTCGACACCCACGGCACCAAGCAGACCGCGCAGTTCTCCGACGGCCACTACATGAACACCGGCCCCGCCCGCATCGCGCAGTGGATGATCACACTCGACTACTGTCGCGAACTCGGCGTACCGCTGGAAGTGTTCACCAACGTGAACGCGAGCGCGTACATCCATACTTCGCGTACCTCGGGTACCTCGCGTACCTCGGGTACGGCGTCCGGTGGCGGCCCGGTCCGCTTCCGTACCGCCAAGGCCGACATGTACGGCTACGTCTCCGAACTCCTGGCCAAGGCCACCGACAAAGGCGCCCTGGACAAGGAGCTGACCGCCGACGACCGCGAACGACTCCTGGAATTCCTGCGGGACTTTGGTGACATCGGCGGGCGGGTGAACGGCGATCCCGCCAAAAGCTGGCGCTATACGGGCAGTACGCGGCGCGGCTACCGCGTGGACCCCGGTGCGGCCGGCACACCCGGCACGGTCCTCGGCCCGGTCCCGTCCGTGTCCGACGTCCTCGCCAGCGGCGTCGGCCGCGCCTTCTCCTTCGAGTTCGGCTACGACCAGGCGATGCTGATGTACCAGCCGGTCGGCGGCATGGACCGGATACCGCAGGCGCTCACGCGGGCGGTGGGCGAGCGGAAGATCCGTACGGGCGCGGTGGTCACCCGTATCACCGACAAGACCGACGGCGTCACCGTCACATACACCCACCAGGGCCGCACCCGCACGCTCGACGCGGACTACTGCATCGCGGCCATGCCGCCCCACCTCCTCGCCCGCGTCCCGCACAACCTGGGCGGCGCGGTACAGAGCGCACTGGAGGCGTGCAAGCCGGACTCGGCGGCGAAGCTAGGCCTCGAATACCGCAGCCGGTGGTGGGAGGACGATCACCGGATCTACGGCGGAATCACCAACACCGACCTGGACGTCGGCGTCATCTGGTACCCGTCGTACGCCTTCCACGCGGAGCGCGGCGTGGTCATCGGCTACTACAACTTCGGGCGGGACGCCGACGTGTACGGGAAGCTGTCGCCGAAGGAGCGCGAGCGGCGGGCCGTCGCCCAGGGCGTCAAGATCCACGGGCCGAAGTACCGCACCGAACTCCTCACCTCCTTCTCCCAGCACTGGCGCCTGATGCCGCACGTCGAAGCCGCCTGGCACAGTCTGGAGGGCGGCCCGGACGCCCCCCGCTACGCCGCTCTCAACAAGCCCGCCGGCCGCGTCTACTTCGCGGGCGATCACCTCAGCCACACGGTCGCCTGGCAGCACGGGGCGTTCGCGTCGGCGCGGAAGGTGGTGGGGGAGGTGCATGGGAGGGTACTGCGGGGGTGA
- a CDS encoding proteasome assembly chaperone family protein, producing MLDPQGLYEWEPSGLAAVEAITARDSAGLVLLYHFDGYIDAGETGDQIVDRLLGGLSHRVVARFDHDRLVDYRARRPLLTFQRHRWTAYETPSIELRLVEDATGAPFLLLSGPEPDVEWERFAAAVRQMVERLGVRLAVNFHGIPMGVPHTRPVGITPHGNRTDLMPGHASVFDEAQVPGSAEALIEFRLAEAGHDVLGVAAHVPHYVARSPYPDAALTALEAVTAATGLVLPSAAHALRTEALRTQEEIERQISEGDEELVALVSGLEHQYDAVAGAETRGNLVAEPMELPSAEEIGRELERFLAEREGEGGGL from the coding sequence GTGTTGGATCCCCAGGGTTTGTACGAATGGGAGCCGAGCGGGCTCGCGGCAGTAGAGGCGATCACCGCGCGGGACTCCGCGGGGCTGGTGCTGCTGTACCACTTCGACGGCTACATCGATGCAGGTGAGACCGGCGACCAGATCGTGGACCGGCTGCTGGGCGGCCTCTCCCACCGGGTCGTCGCCCGCTTCGACCACGACCGGCTCGTCGACTACCGCGCCCGCAGGCCGCTGCTCACCTTCCAGCGCCACCGCTGGACCGCGTACGAGACCCCGAGCATCGAGCTGCGGCTCGTCGAGGATGCCACCGGCGCGCCGTTCCTGCTGCTGTCCGGCCCGGAGCCGGACGTGGAGTGGGAGCGCTTCGCGGCCGCGGTACGGCAGATGGTGGAGCGGCTCGGCGTACGGCTCGCGGTGAACTTCCACGGCATCCCGATGGGCGTCCCTCACACACGTCCCGTGGGCATCACGCCGCACGGCAATCGCACCGACCTCATGCCCGGCCACGCCAGCGTCTTCGACGAGGCCCAGGTGCCCGGCAGCGCCGAGGCGCTGATCGAGTTCCGGCTCGCGGAGGCCGGACACGACGTACTGGGCGTGGCCGCACACGTACCGCATTACGTGGCCCGGTCCCCGTACCCGGACGCGGCACTGACCGCCCTGGAGGCGGTCACGGCCGCCACCGGCCTGGTGCTGCCGTCCGCGGCGCACGCGCTGCGGACGGAGGCGCTGCGGACCCAGGAGGAGATCGAACGGCAGATCTCCGAGGGCGACGAGGAACTGGTCGCGCTGGTCAGCGGCCTTGAGCACCAGTACGACGCCGTGGCGGGCGCGGAGACCCGCGGGAACCTGGTGGCCGAACCGATGGAACTGCCCTCGGCCGAGGAGATCGGGCGGGAACTGGAACGCTTCCTGGCGGAGCGGGAGGGCGAAGGCGGCGGGCTCTGA
- the coaE gene encoding dephospho-CoA kinase, translating into MVKVGLTGGIGAGKSEVSRLLASYGAVIVDADKIAREVVEPGTPGLAAVVEEFGPEVLSADGTLDRPKLGAIVFNDPEKLRALNAIVHPLVGARSAELEAAAGPDAVVVHDVPLLTENGLAPLYDLVIVVDARPRTQLDRLVRLRGMAEHEAKARMEAQATREQRLAIADLVIDNDGPLEDLEPRVREVWERVRG; encoded by the coding sequence ATGGTGAAGGTGGGGCTTACGGGTGGTATCGGCGCGGGCAAGAGCGAGGTGTCGCGGCTGCTCGCCTCGTACGGCGCGGTGATCGTGGACGCCGACAAGATCGCACGCGAGGTGGTCGAGCCGGGTACGCCCGGACTCGCCGCCGTGGTCGAGGAGTTCGGCCCGGAGGTGCTGTCCGCGGACGGCACCCTCGACCGGCCCAAACTGGGCGCGATCGTCTTCAACGATCCGGAAAAGCTGCGAGCACTGAACGCGATCGTGCACCCGCTGGTGGGTGCGCGGTCGGCCGAACTGGAAGCCGCGGCAGGACCGGACGCGGTGGTCGTCCACGACGTACCCCTCCTCACGGAGAACGGCCTCGCGCCCCTGTACGACCTGGTCATCGTCGTCGACGCACGGCCCCGCACCCAGCTCGACCGACTGGTACGCCTGCGCGGCATGGCCGAGCACGAGGCGAAGGCCCGCATGGAAGCACAGGCAACCCGCGAACAGCGCCTGGCGATCGCGGACCTGGTCATCGACAACGACGGCCCGCTGGAGGATCTGGAGCCACGGGTGCGTGAGGTGTGGGAGCGGGTGCGGGGGTAG
- a CDS encoding tetratricopeptide repeat protein: MAERSPETNVINFRAAEQLLEARDPRGAVQLLDPVIAAHPENTAARLLRARAFFLAAQLRPAELEFQIVLEREPDNAFAHFALARTLQRANRPDEAQRHFRLAAALDPRPDFLEAARFEPPAAPEDT, translated from the coding sequence GTGGCCGAACGTAGCCCCGAGACGAACGTCATCAACTTCCGGGCCGCCGAGCAGTTGCTGGAGGCCCGCGACCCACGTGGCGCCGTGCAACTCCTGGACCCGGTCATCGCGGCCCACCCGGAGAACACCGCGGCCCGCCTGCTGCGCGCCCGCGCCTTCTTCCTCGCTGCCCAACTCCGCCCGGCGGAACTGGAATTCCAGATCGTCCTGGAACGCGAACCGGACAACGCCTTCGCCCACTTCGCCCTGGCCCGCACCCTCCAGCGCGCGAACCGACCCGACGAGGCCCAGCGCCACTTCCGCCTCGCCGCAGCCCTGGACCCCCGCCCGGACTTCCTGGAGGCCGCCCGCTTCGAGCCCCCGGCAGCCCCGGAAGACACATAA